In Maridesulfovibrio sp., the following proteins share a genomic window:
- the obgE gene encoding GTPase ObgE, translating to MKFIDEATITVRSGKGGNGCVAFRRERFIPKGGPSGGDGGKGGDLILRGSSNLLTLYDFRLKRVYEAKNGEPGQGRDKYGRGADDLVVDLPLGTLVYEVNTADGSEKLIADLTEEGREIVICKGGDGGRGNIHFKSSTNQTPRQAEEGFPGEEKRIRLQLKIIADVGLLGLPNAGKSTFISKISAAKPKIAAYPFTTLVPNLGVVDDDMGNKLVIADIPGLIEGASEGLGLGHRFLKHVERTRFLVHILSAEDLSLEDPLDGFNMLNDELRVFDEEMAEKTQLRVINKIDLLSEEDLEAIKSKAEEAGQKIYFISALHSDGVQDLLNDMWDRFKDMNQEEANEQDEQQDSDS from the coding sequence ATGAAATTTATAGATGAAGCAACAATTACGGTTCGTTCCGGTAAGGGCGGCAATGGCTGTGTAGCCTTTCGCCGTGAACGTTTTATACCTAAAGGCGGGCCCAGCGGCGGCGACGGCGGTAAAGGTGGAGACCTCATTCTGCGCGGTAGCTCCAATCTCTTAACTCTCTACGACTTCAGGCTCAAACGAGTCTATGAAGCGAAGAACGGAGAACCTGGACAGGGCCGCGACAAGTACGGAAGAGGTGCAGACGATCTGGTTGTTGATCTTCCCCTTGGTACACTTGTTTACGAAGTGAACACCGCAGACGGCAGCGAAAAGCTTATCGCCGACCTCACTGAAGAAGGCCGAGAAATAGTCATCTGCAAAGGCGGTGACGGCGGACGCGGAAACATCCACTTCAAATCCTCCACCAACCAGACCCCCCGTCAGGCTGAAGAAGGATTCCCCGGAGAGGAAAAGCGTATCCGCTTACAGCTTAAAATCATCGCGGACGTAGGTCTGCTCGGTCTCCCTAATGCAGGGAAGTCCACTTTTATATCCAAAATTTCAGCTGCAAAACCGAAAATTGCGGCCTACCCCTTTACTACTCTTGTACCAAACCTCGGTGTTGTGGATGATGACATGGGTAACAAACTTGTCATCGCCGATATTCCGGGTCTGATTGAAGGCGCAAGTGAAGGTCTTGGGCTGGGCCACCGTTTCCTCAAGCATGTGGAACGGACCAGATTCCTCGTCCATATCCTGAGTGCAGAAGACTTGAGTCTGGAAGATCCTCTGGACGGCTTCAATATGCTCAATGACGAACTGCGTGTTTTTGACGAGGAAATGGCAGAAAAAACACAGTTACGGGTAATCAACAAGATTGACCTTCTTTCCGAAGAAGATCTGGAAGCTATCAAGTCCAAAGCTGAGGAAGCCGGCCAGAAAATCTATTTCATTTCCGCCCTGCATAGCGATGGGGTCCAAGATCTCCTGAACGACATGTGGGACAGATTCAAAGACATGAATCAAGAGGAAGCAAATGAGCAGGACGAACAACAGGATTCAGACTCTTAA
- a CDS encoding cytochrome b/b6 domain-containing protein — MSGHNMKKIYLYSKFERFWHWTQAILIFLLMLTGLEVHGVFTLFGFEKAVDLHNTLGISWLVLFVFIIFWLLTTGEWKQYIPTSKKLLDVAMYYASGIFKGEEHPVHKSKDAKHNPLQRLVYLGLSAILLPLQMVTGLLYWTYNDWAAYGLDFLSLSAVASVHMACAYALLAFLVVHIYMTTTGHNITAHIAAMFSGWEEVPEDYKAEEWEVHEK; from the coding sequence ATGAGCGGACATAATATGAAGAAGATTTATCTCTATTCAAAGTTCGAGCGTTTCTGGCACTGGACTCAGGCCATCCTGATTTTCCTGCTTATGCTTACCGGACTGGAGGTCCATGGTGTATTCACTCTGTTCGGCTTTGAAAAGGCTGTGGACCTGCACAATACGCTGGGGATCAGCTGGTTAGTGCTGTTCGTATTCATCATCTTCTGGCTGCTGACCACCGGGGAGTGGAAGCAGTACATTCCCACTTCCAAGAAACTCCTTGATGTGGCCATGTATTATGCTTCCGGCATCTTCAAGGGGGAGGAGCATCCAGTCCATAAGAGCAAGGATGCCAAGCACAACCCTCTGCAACGTCTGGTTTATCTCGGCCTGTCAGCGATATTGCTGCCCTTGCAGATGGTAACCGGATTGCTGTACTGGACTTACAACGACTGGGCTGCCTACGGTCTGGATTTTTTGAGTCTGAGCGCGGTTGCCAGCGTGCACATGGCCTGCGCATATGCACTGCTCGCCTTTCTCGTGGTCCATATTTATATGACTACCACCGGACACAATATAACAGCCCATATTGCTGCTATGTTTTCCGGCTGGGAAGAAGTTCCCGAGGACTACAAGGCTGAGGAATGGGAGGTTCATGAGAAGTAG
- the satP gene encoding acetate uptake transporter has translation MDSKLANPAPLGLMGFGMTTILLNIHNAGFFPISSMILAMGIFYGGIAQIIAGIMEFKKGNTFGTTAFTSYGLFWLTLVALIVMPKMGLADPTPHAFMGWYLIMWGIFTMFMFLGTLRSNKVLQFIFFSLTVLFFLLAVRDFSGSHFIGTIAGWEGMLCGASAFYLAMAEVINEQYGRTILPIGE, from the coding sequence ATGGATTCAAAACTCGCAAACCCCGCCCCGTTGGGGCTGATGGGATTCGGCATGACCACCATCCTGCTGAATATCCACAACGCAGGATTTTTTCCCATCAGTTCTATGATTCTGGCCATGGGCATTTTCTACGGCGGTATAGCCCAGATAATCGCCGGTATTATGGAATTCAAGAAGGGCAACACCTTCGGCACCACCGCCTTTACATCCTACGGACTGTTCTGGCTTACCCTGGTTGCCCTGATCGTCATGCCCAAAATGGGTCTTGCAGACCCCACTCCGCACGCGTTCATGGGCTGGTACCTGATCATGTGGGGAATCTTCACCATGTTTATGTTCCTTGGCACCCTCAGAAGTAACAAGGTGCTTCAGTTCATCTTCTTTTCCCTGACCGTGCTTTTCTTCCTGCTGGCTGTCCGCGACTTTTCCGGCAGCCACTTCATCGGCACCATTGCCGGATGGGAAGGCATGCTCTGCGGGGCATCCGCATTCTACCTTGCCATGGCGGAAGTCATCAACGAACAGTACGGACGTACCATTCTGCCCATTGGTGAATAA
- a CDS encoding MFS transporter, with product MEALYKNKNLQIVFSVTLMAIMGVSSIIPALPDMIREFGISGSTIGLIFTIFTLPGILFAPLAGIFADRLGRKKILVPSLIIFGIFGAACFFASDFKTLLLLRFIQGIGAAAIGVINLTIIGDLFSGNDRIKAMGLNAGVLSMGTAIFPAIGGILAQICWEAPFLLALLALPLAWVVAFKLENPEPSSNANFKKYMKAAFEGMRSKEVLSLFAISLLTFIILYGPIVTYLPLLLNSRFEASPLMIGIVISSASFITALAASQMGRLANFLSQPLMISISGFAYGAAMLMLPTADSALWCILPVCMFGLGQGLNMPNSMSMLTAIAPMEQRAIFMSMNGMLLRAGQTIAPLLMGLIYSGFSLDAVFYAGAFVAAAIFIVSTLFLRGYEAETA from the coding sequence ATGGAAGCTTTATATAAAAACAAAAATTTGCAAATAGTATTTTCAGTTACCCTCATGGCAATCATGGGTGTTTCAAGCATAATTCCCGCCCTTCCGGACATGATCCGCGAATTTGGCATTTCCGGTTCAACAATTGGACTGATCTTCACCATTTTTACTCTGCCGGGTATTCTTTTCGCCCCGCTTGCCGGAATTTTTGCCGACCGTCTGGGAAGAAAAAAAATTCTCGTCCCCTCGCTGATTATTTTTGGAATATTCGGCGCAGCCTGTTTCTTCGCATCGGACTTCAAAACTTTGCTTCTGCTGCGTTTTATCCAAGGGATTGGAGCAGCTGCAATCGGCGTAATCAACCTTACCATCATCGGTGACCTTTTCAGCGGTAATGACCGCATCAAAGCCATGGGACTCAATGCCGGTGTTTTGAGTATGGGAACAGCCATATTCCCTGCTATCGGCGGCATCCTTGCACAGATATGCTGGGAAGCCCCGTTCCTGCTTGCTCTTCTGGCCCTTCCTCTGGCATGGGTAGTCGCTTTCAAACTCGAAAACCCGGAACCATCATCGAATGCAAATTTCAAAAAGTACATGAAAGCTGCTTTTGAAGGCATGCGCAGCAAGGAAGTCCTGAGCCTTTTTGCCATTTCCCTGCTGACGTTTATTATTCTTTACGGCCCGATTGTCACTTACCTGCCGCTACTGCTTAACTCCCGCTTTGAAGCTTCACCGCTGATGATCGGAATAGTTATCTCCAGCGCTTCATTTATCACTGCGCTAGCGGCTTCCCAAATGGGCAGACTTGCCAACTTTTTATCACAACCATTAATGATTTCAATTTCCGGTTTTGCTTACGGAGCCGCAATGCTCATGCTCCCGACAGCCGACTCTGCACTCTGGTGCATTCTTCCAGTATGTATGTTCGGTCTGGGGCAAGGTTTGAATATGCCAAATTCAATGTCTATGCTTACTGCTATAGCACCTATGGAGCAAAGAGCTATTTTTATGTCCATGAATGGTATGCTGTTGCGTGCAGGGCAGACGATAGCCCCTCTTTTAATGGGACTAATCTACTCCGGATTCAGTCTGGATGCGGTCTTCTACGCCGGGGCTTTTGTCGCCGCAGCTATTTTCATTGTTTCAACTCTTTTTTTGCGAGGGTATGAAGCGGAAACCGCGTAG
- the proB gene encoding glutamate 5-kinase: MSRTNNRIQTLKEAKRIVVKIGSAVLTTAEGINLGLICRLADQLAALHERGVDIVLVSSGAVAAGRNSLPPAARLDDLPARQAASAIGQSRLMHEYDETFRRFGLVTSQVLLTRDDLKHRDRFLNARNTLSRLLEWRVIPIINENDTVAIQELEFGDNDTLASLILNVVEADLFINLTSANGVFDKNPDKNPDAKPMAYIENIHDLDLDAMCDGKTAVGSGGMFSKMRAANRAAQLGVPTLILSGKERMILERVFNGEECGTWIVPDEKSVSRRKYWLAYHCDPAGDLIVDAGAEKALLSGGKSLLPAGVIDVDGKFKAGELVRVVSKSGKPLAVGLTCYSSSDMLKIMGCKSCNIESILGKCNYPEAIHRDNLLLDAAL, from the coding sequence ATGAGCAGGACGAACAACAGGATTCAGACTCTTAAGGAAGCGAAACGCATTGTTGTAAAAATCGGCAGCGCGGTGCTGACCACGGCTGAGGGGATCAACCTCGGCCTGATCTGCCGCCTTGCTGATCAATTGGCAGCTCTGCATGAGCGTGGGGTGGACATAGTTCTGGTTTCATCCGGAGCAGTCGCAGCAGGAAGGAACTCCCTTCCGCCCGCTGCCAGGCTGGACGACCTGCCTGCACGTCAGGCAGCTTCAGCCATTGGACAGTCCCGGCTTATGCATGAGTATGACGAGACTTTCCGCCGTTTCGGTCTTGTTACCTCACAGGTTTTGCTTACCCGTGACGATCTCAAACACCGCGACCGCTTTCTCAATGCCCGCAATACCCTATCACGGCTGCTTGAATGGCGCGTCATACCCATCATCAATGAAAACGACACCGTAGCCATTCAGGAACTGGAGTTCGGCGACAACGACACCCTTGCCAGCCTGATTCTGAATGTTGTTGAAGCGGACCTGTTTATCAACCTTACGTCCGCTAATGGTGTTTTCGATAAAAACCCGGACAAGAACCCGGATGCAAAACCGATGGCCTACATTGAGAATATCCACGATCTGGACCTTGATGCCATGTGCGACGGTAAAACAGCTGTTGGTTCCGGGGGCATGTTCTCAAAGATGCGCGCAGCAAACCGCGCCGCTCAGCTGGGTGTACCGACTCTTATCCTTTCTGGAAAAGAGCGCATGATCCTTGAGCGCGTCTTTAATGGCGAAGAATGCGGAACATGGATCGTACCTGATGAAAAATCAGTTTCCAGACGCAAATACTGGCTGGCCTATCATTGCGATCCAGCGGGTGATTTGATTGTGGATGCCGGAGCTGAAAAGGCTCTATTGTCAGGCGGTAAAAGCCTACTTCCCGCCGGGGTTATTGATGTGGACGGTAAATTCAAAGCCGGGGAGCTGGTTCGCGTGGTCAGCAAATCAGGTAAACCCCTTGCTGTTGGACTGACCTGCTACAGTTCCTCTGACATGCTTAAGATCATGGGCTGCAAATCCTGCAATATTGAATCTATTCTCGGCAAGTGCAATTACCCTGAAGCGATTCACCGTGACAACCTGCTGCTGGATGCCGCTTTGTAA
- the glp gene encoding gephyrin-like molybdotransferase Glp, which yields MTHEFFKIISRVEFEALLNSFPAVGTETVSISDAFGLVLGEEIISPEDLPPANRSCMDGYAVNARDAFGATEGNPAYLECTATLRVDENPGFELQPGECAAIATGGTLPGGADGVVMVEHTHDLGSGTIEIRKSAAPGENIMLKGEDVAKGTPVFQSGHKVRFQDVGLLAALGIKEIVIHRKPRVGIISTGDELVEIDAPQKVGTIRDVNSHTLRCLVNEAGAEAVNYGIVRDELNKLESTLEKAIAENDLVLLSGGSSVGMRDLTVQAIESMQDSEILAHGVAISPGKPTILGHAGNKPILGLPGQVTSVQVVMLALVVPFIRQLMGQKDAFSGTDRFLVQAELGRNTVSKPGREDYVRMKLTHREGMLPLAEPVYGKSGLLKTMIQADGLMIIPADTEGFYAGNTVSIWKI from the coding sequence ATGACTCATGAATTTTTCAAAATTATCAGCAGGGTTGAATTTGAAGCCCTGCTGAATTCTTTTCCAGCAGTGGGAACGGAAACTGTTTCCATTTCCGATGCCTTCGGGCTGGTGCTGGGAGAAGAAATTATTTCGCCTGAAGACCTGCCCCCCGCAAACCGCTCCTGCATGGACGGTTACGCGGTCAACGCCCGCGACGCCTTCGGCGCAACCGAAGGCAACCCGGCCTATCTGGAATGCACTGCCACTCTTAGAGTAGACGAGAACCCCGGATTTGAACTCCAGCCCGGTGAATGCGCTGCTATCGCAACGGGAGGTACTCTGCCCGGTGGTGCAGACGGTGTGGTCATGGTCGAGCATACCCACGACCTCGGTTCCGGGACCATTGAAATCAGAAAATCTGCCGCTCCGGGCGAAAACATCATGCTTAAGGGCGAAGACGTCGCCAAAGGGACCCCGGTTTTTCAGTCCGGACACAAGGTCCGTTTTCAAGACGTCGGTTTGCTGGCCGCTTTGGGGATCAAAGAAATTGTCATCCACCGCAAACCGCGCGTGGGCATTATTTCCACCGGGGATGAACTGGTTGAAATAGACGCTCCCCAAAAAGTGGGAACCATCCGCGATGTTAACTCCCACACCCTGCGCTGCCTTGTTAATGAAGCTGGCGCAGAAGCAGTGAATTACGGTATAGTCCGTGATGAACTGAATAAGCTTGAAAGTACGCTGGAGAAGGCAATTGCCGAAAATGACCTTGTTCTACTTTCCGGCGGCAGCTCGGTTGGTATGCGCGATTTGACAGTACAGGCAATCGAATCCATGCAGGATTCTGAAATCCTCGCTCACGGCGTGGCCATCAGCCCCGGCAAACCGACCATACTCGGGCATGCCGGGAACAAACCAATTCTTGGACTTCCCGGACAGGTCACCTCGGTACAGGTCGTCATGCTGGCACTTGTAGTACCGTTCATCCGTCAACTGATGGGCCAGAAAGATGCTTTTTCCGGTACCGACCGTTTTCTGGTTCAGGCCGAACTGGGCCGCAACACCGTATCCAAGCCGGGCCGCGAAGATTATGTACGCATGAAACTGACCCACCGTGAAGGAATGCTGCCGCTGGCAGAACCTGTCTACGGCAAATCAGGTTTACTGAAAACCATGATTCAGGCCGACGGGTTGATGATCATCCCGGCCGACACTGAAGGTTTCTATGCCGGAAACACGGTGAGTATCTGGAAGATCTAA
- a CDS encoding 4-oxalocrotonate tautomerase has translation MPVIKVEMFEGRSIDQKRELVEVLSKETARITGCSVESIYVVIDEVKKENWGAGGELCSDKFPD, from the coding sequence ATGCCTGTGATTAAAGTAGAAATGTTTGAAGGCCGCAGCATCGATCAGAAAAGGGAACTTGTTGAAGTTCTCTCAAAAGAAACCGCTAGAATCACCGGATGCAGCGTAGAATCAATCTATGTTGTCATCGATGAAGTGAAAAAGGAAAACTGGGGTGCCGGCGGAGAGCTTTGTTCGGATAAATTTCCTGATTAA
- a CDS encoding PilZ domain-containing protein, whose translation MDQDKRRRTRVNAGFRVVLHKDDFDAFVESHNLSLKGILCGPAKGFEVGDECEISIPLSEEAVIRVSAKVVRSDETGLAADFHHMDEMSFTHLRRLVQFNAEDADTIDSELTSPAFDA comes from the coding sequence ATGGATCAGGATAAGAGGCGTAGGACCCGCGTTAATGCTGGATTCAGGGTCGTGCTGCATAAAGATGATTTCGATGCTTTCGTGGAATCACACAACCTCAGCTTGAAAGGGATTCTTTGTGGTCCGGCAAAAGGGTTTGAGGTGGGGGATGAGTGTGAGATATCTATTCCGCTATCTGAAGAAGCCGTAATAAGGGTAAGTGCGAAGGTTGTCCGTTCTGATGAAACTGGTCTGGCAGCAGATTTTCACCATATGGACGAGATGAGTTTTACTCATTTGCGCCGCCTTGTTCAGTTTAACGCAGAGGACGCTGATACCATCGACAGCGAGCTTACTTCCCCTGCTTTTGATGCTTGA
- a CDS encoding molybdopterin biosynthesis protein, with translation MSDRNIYLKTIPVPEAVKAAMANLDRDALVATETIPVHEALGRVTAEAVIARCSSPTYHSAAMDGYAVKSDTTFSAREGQPLQLKKDEGCIAVNTGNPLPDGMDAVIMIEHVVDEGENIAIEAPAFPWQHVRRIGEDIVATEMLLPRKHTISAFDIGALLSAGIYEIKVYEKIHMTFIPTGDEVLPFADRPTPKPGEVIESNSQVFKSLAAGLDVEFSFTAPVKDREERLTAAVEEALKTSHIVVVGAGSSAGSKDFTRIVFEKLGKLLVHGIAVMPGKPTVLGTAKGKLLVGAPGYPVSAVVCFEDVLTPIISWLAGKHEPQRDKVQVRLARRTPSKPGQEEIVRLAVGQVGNEYIGVPLSRGAGMITTLTKAQGFTRIPADSEGVELNTAVDVELFSSRAELDKVLMHVGSHDNTIDLLADMLMGGDKPLRLVSTHAGSMGGLTALKNEMALFAGAHLFDPETDDFNFPFIEKYLPGMEVTVVNLAIRHQGFIVPKGNPKNIEGIQSLGDGKINFINRQRGAGTRILFDYHMKKAGLKPADILGYDREEFTHMAVAANVLTGAADCGLGIFAASKALNLDFVPLAHERYDLIIPQKNLNDTRIKTLLELITSSKVKQAISELGGYETDLTGQEMKPGIGLG, from the coding sequence ATGAGTGACCGCAATATCTACCTGAAGACAATCCCCGTTCCTGAGGCCGTGAAGGCTGCCATGGCCAATCTTGACCGTGATGCTCTGGTTGCAACGGAGACTATCCCTGTTCATGAAGCATTGGGCAGGGTCACCGCCGAAGCGGTAATCGCCCGCTGTTCGTCACCGACTTATCATTCCGCGGCCATGGACGGTTATGCTGTAAAAAGCGACACCACCTTCTCCGCCAGAGAAGGACAGCCTTTGCAGCTGAAAAAAGATGAAGGCTGCATCGCGGTCAATACCGGGAATCCCCTGCCGGACGGCATGGATGCAGTTATCATGATTGAGCATGTGGTGGATGAGGGAGAAAATATAGCAATAGAAGCCCCGGCCTTTCCATGGCAGCATGTCCGCCGAATAGGTGAAGACATTGTGGCAACAGAAATGCTTCTGCCGCGTAAACACACTATTTCCGCCTTTGATATAGGCGCGCTGCTTTCCGCCGGGATCTACGAAATCAAAGTTTATGAGAAAATACACATGACCTTCATCCCCACCGGGGACGAAGTCCTGCCCTTTGCCGACCGCCCTACCCCTAAGCCGGGTGAAGTTATCGAGTCCAACTCACAGGTTTTCAAGTCGCTGGCTGCCGGACTGGATGTTGAATTCAGCTTCACCGCACCGGTCAAGGATCGTGAGGAAAGACTCACTGCTGCGGTGGAGGAAGCACTCAAAACTTCACATATTGTTGTGGTCGGAGCCGGGTCCTCGGCAGGCAGCAAAGATTTCACCCGCATTGTTTTTGAAAAACTGGGCAAGCTGCTGGTCCATGGTATCGCGGTTATGCCCGGCAAGCCCACAGTGCTGGGCACAGCAAAGGGTAAACTGCTGGTCGGAGCACCGGGCTATCCTGTAAGTGCAGTAGTATGCTTTGAAGACGTGCTCACCCCGATCATTTCATGGCTGGCCGGTAAACACGAACCGCAGCGCGACAAGGTGCAGGTAAGACTTGCGCGGCGCACTCCCTCCAAACCTGGTCAGGAAGAAATAGTCCGTCTGGCTGTAGGCCAGGTCGGCAACGAATATATAGGTGTGCCTCTCTCTCGCGGCGCGGGTATGATCACCACCCTGACCAAAGCTCAAGGATTCACACGTATTCCCGCTGACAGCGAAGGCGTGGAACTGAACACCGCTGTTGATGTTGAGCTATTCTCAAGCCGTGCTGAGCTGGACAAAGTTCTCATGCATGTCGGCAGCCATGACAACACCATCGACCTGCTTGCTGATATGCTGATGGGCGGAGATAAACCTTTGCGTCTGGTTTCAACCCATGCGGGGTCCATGGGCGGGCTGACCGCACTGAAGAACGAAATGGCGCTCTTTGCCGGAGCACATCTTTTTGACCCTGAAACCGATGATTTCAACTTTCCGTTCATTGAAAAGTACCTGCCCGGTATGGAAGTGACAGTGGTCAACCTCGCCATACGTCATCAGGGCTTCATTGTTCCCAAAGGCAACCCCAAAAACATCGAGGGCATCCAGTCTCTGGGCGACGGCAAAATAAATTTTATCAACCGCCAGCGCGGAGCAGGAACCAGAATCCTCTTCGATTACCACATGAAAAAAGCGGGCCTTAAACCTGCTGATATCTTGGGGTATGACCGTGAAGAATTCACCCACATGGCCGTGGCCGCCAATGTGCTGACCGGGGCAGCGGACTGCGGACTGGGAATCTTCGCCGCATCCAAAGCGCTTAACCTCGACTTTGTTCCTCTGGCCCATGAACGCTATGACCTGATCATTCCGCAAAAAAACTTGAACGACACCAGAATCAAAACACTGCTGGAACTCATCACATCGAGCAAGGTCAAACAAGCTATAAGCGAACTGGGCGGCTATGAGACCGACCTGACCGGGCAGGAAATGAAACCCGGTATCGGACTGGGCTAA
- the argB gene encoding acetylglutamate kinase — translation MDIEHDIIRAKFLIESLPYIKEFYGETIVIKYGGNAMIDETLKRAFALNIILLKYIGINPVVVHGGGPQIQKMLSALNIDSQFKSGYRVTDEATMDVVEMVLVGQVNKQIVNLINLNGGKAVGLSGKDGMLLKAEQKELVIESETKAPEIIDLGKVGEVTKVNTTLIESLQAEGFIPVIAPVGVDDEGSTYNINADSVAGAVAAAMNAKRLHLLTDVQGLLGADKELITSMTCREAAEAIDSGVAKGGMIPKLSCCLEAVHSGVEKAHIIDGRVENCVLLELFTKNGIGTEIVS, via the coding sequence ATGGATATTGAACACGATATTATAAGAGCTAAATTTCTGATCGAATCGCTGCCGTACATCAAGGAATTTTACGGCGAGACCATTGTTATCAAATACGGTGGCAATGCCATGATCGACGAAACCCTGAAGCGGGCATTCGCCCTAAACATCATCCTGCTCAAATATATCGGTATCAACCCGGTTGTTGTGCATGGCGGCGGACCGCAAATACAAAAAATGCTTAGCGCGCTGAACATCGACAGCCAGTTCAAGAGCGGATACCGGGTCACTGACGAAGCGACCATGGACGTAGTGGAAATGGTCCTTGTTGGGCAGGTCAACAAGCAGATCGTCAACCTGATCAACCTGAACGGCGGCAAAGCTGTCGGCCTTTCCGGTAAAGACGGAATGCTGCTCAAAGCCGAACAGAAAGAGCTGGTGATCGAGTCTGAAACAAAAGCCCCGGAAATTATCGACCTCGGCAAGGTCGGAGAAGTAACCAAGGTCAACACTACCTTAATTGAATCCCTGCAAGCTGAAGGGTTCATTCCGGTTATTGCTCCTGTTGGAGTAGATGACGAAGGCTCTACTTACAATATCAACGCCGATTCCGTGGCAGGTGCTGTTGCCGCCGCCATGAATGCCAAGCGCCTGCACCTGCTGACCGACGTTCAGGGACTGCTTGGTGCAGACAAGGAACTTATCACCTCCATGACCTGCCGCGAAGCTGCCGAAGCCATTGACTCCGGCGTGGCTAAAGGCGGGATGATCCCTAAGCTGAGCTGCTGCCTTGAAGCAGTTCACAGCGGCGTAGAAAAAGCGCATATCATCGACGGCCGTGTTGAAAACTGCGTGTTGCTTGAACTTTTCACCAAGAACGGTATCGGCACTGAAATTGTAAGCTAG
- a CDS encoding ion channel encodes MLELNSKYRFNPFVFRLYHLFKDSPSKFTVLLGFLVIQIFISPIAGDSLLWQQILYFYTYLVLLSAVAAIVVNRTKLYSYFILYGVSLICSILFMKTRSLLWLAGSEAADMLMLLIAIWGIQNFMWRQKKVTRDLISGAICIYMLAGLVWGDAYSLCEIFSRASFAGINPADSVFAVRGALAYFSYVTMLTVGYGDIIPVSPMARSLTILQGLFGQMYLAVFIAGILGAFLSQQSKDASGRGVEVDSDS; translated from the coding sequence ATGCTGGAATTAAATAGTAAATATAGATTTAACCCTTTTGTCTTCAGGCTTTACCACCTATTCAAGGACAGTCCGTCCAAATTTACAGTCCTGCTTGGATTTCTGGTTATCCAGATTTTTATAAGTCCTATAGCAGGGGACTCCCTGCTTTGGCAGCAGATTCTATATTTTTATACTTATCTGGTCTTGCTTTCCGCCGTGGCCGCCATAGTGGTCAATCGCACGAAACTTTATTCTTACTTCATCCTATACGGAGTTTCCCTGATCTGTTCGATACTGTTTATGAAGACCCGATCGTTACTCTGGCTCGCAGGGAGTGAGGCTGCGGATATGCTGATGCTGCTGATAGCCATCTGGGGAATTCAGAATTTCATGTGGCGTCAGAAGAAAGTTACACGTGATTTAATTTCTGGGGCGATATGCATCTATATGCTGGCCGGTCTGGTTTGGGGCGACGCGTATAGTTTGTGTGAGATTTTTAGCAGGGCCTCATTCGCAGGGATAAATCCGGCAGATAGTGTTTTTGCAGTTCGCGGGGCATTGGCTTATTTCAGCTATGTGACCATGCTTACCGTGGGGTATGGTGACATAATTCCCGTTTCGCCCATGGCCCGCTCGCTTACCATATTACAGGGGCTGTTCGGGCAGATGTATCTGGCGGTTTTCATTGCTGGAATTCTAGGCGCATTCCTTTCCCAACAATCTAAGGACGCCAGCGGAAGAGGAGTGGAAGTGGACAGCGACAGCTAG
- a CDS encoding molybdopterin-guanine dinucleotide biosynthesis protein MobB, producing MKAIAIVGKKKTGKTTMGLALVKKLTEKGYKVGVLKHSHHGFDGAEGADTEEYKKIASCVAAYSPSESFVSWKQERTVQDLIPLMDADIIIMEGGNKVGWLPRVIMVREDNDDKEFYPELALRQIPACNSENPPSEELLEELADLVLEKGFLLPGLNCKACGRDYCMDFVADIIAGKARVSGCQAMKTQMSVTCNGSELGFNPFVADMLSAGITAMLQQLKGYVPGDIEIKIKNQG from the coding sequence ATGAAAGCTATCGCCATCGTTGGCAAAAAAAAGACCGGCAAAACAACCATGGGGCTTGCACTGGTCAAGAAGCTTACAGAAAAAGGCTACAAAGTCGGAGTACTCAAACATTCCCACCACGGTTTTGATGGAGCCGAAGGCGCAGATACTGAAGAGTACAAAAAAATCGCCTCCTGTGTGGCAGCGTACTCTCCCAGCGAATCCTTTGTTTCATGGAAGCAGGAACGCACTGTACAGGATCTCATCCCGCTCATGGATGCTGATATCATTATTATGGAAGGCGGCAACAAAGTCGGCTGGCTGCCACGAGTAATAATGGTCCGCGAAGATAACGACGACAAAGAATTTTACCCAGAACTGGCCCTGCGCCAGATCCCGGCCTGCAACTCGGAAAATCCCCCATCAGAAGAACTTCTCGAAGAACTGGCTGATCTTGTACTAGAAAAAGGATTTCTACTGCCGGGCCTGAACTGCAAAGCCTGCGGACGTGATTACTGTATGGATTTCGTGGCTGATATCATCGCTGGAAAAGCTCGTGTTTCCGGGTGTCAGGCCATGAAAACCCAGATGTCCGTAACCTGCAACGGTTCCGAACTCGGTTTCAACCCCTTTGTTGCCGATATGCTCTCCGCAGGGATTACAGCCATGCTCCAGCAGCTCAAAGGATACGTACCCGGAGATATTGAGATTAAAATAAAAAATCAGGGTTAA